Genomic segment of Callithrix jacchus isolate 240 chromosome 9, calJac240_pri, whole genome shotgun sequence:
ctcatttgtaggaCACACCAAATTCAGTAGCATTCTCTGCTGTGTTGTTCTCATCCATTGCCCCTGTACTGCCTTCTGCAGAGGAGATTAGAATCTTGGCTGGAATTTCCTGTGGTCAGTGGAGCTTGGAGCCTCTTTCTGGCTTGGAAGGCATGTTCGTGGGCAAAGAACCACCAGGAGGAATAAGTCTTTTTGAAGTTACCCTTTTAAGAGTTTGCATTTTCTTGTACACCAGTTCTTAAGTTTGATTGTCATAAGGTATTTGACTTTATAAAAATGAGATTTCAAACAACCCTATTAAGAAAATAGACTTGGGGAAAAGGAGGCAAAGAGCAGACGTTTTAATAGTTATgacacagtattttttttcctgaagaaactGTGTATATTCATACCAAAGTTCATCTTCATAATATGGCTTATCTTTTTCACTTAAAACAAAGTGCTTAAAGTTTTTAGTCAAAGTAAAAATGGAATATACCAAGTTATGTTTAAGAATAAGCTGCTGTTTCATCATTTGCAATTTTGTCGATCTTGATAATAGAGTCACAGCCCAAGATATTCTTTTATGACTTGGGTGTGGTTAGAGGTCATTTTGTTTGGGAAAGATGGAGTATTTTGGCAGTTTTGCAAATCAGATTTACTTGATATTTGCCATGCAGCTTAATGTTTTTATCAGTAGTCAAGGAAGAGTGAAGGCTTTCAGGTACAATAACTAAAGCTGTCTGTTTCTTGAGAGGAGATACAGTACACCTGAGAGGTTGTTAATTCAGATGTGTGCATGTCTGCACATATGTGTGCAGCCATGTGTGAGTGTGTACATTAACTTAAATTCAGGATTGGAAGGCAACAAGTCTGAAAACAGAGTCTAGTTTCTCCATGTGGATGCCACCTCTTAATAAAATGGAAACTTGTCTATACCTATGAAAACCTTTCAGAACACAGAATGGCTTAGCTGATTGAGTCAAATCATTACACATTTAGTGCCTCCTCTTTCTCATTTCTGAGATATATCGTCTTTGCTTCAGAACCTGGAAGTAGAACAAAGTCCAAGTTTAGACTTTCCATTGCAAGCGTAAAGTGATTTGAATCTGGTAGAAGAACGAAGTAAAGTCATTCTGGGGTCACTTTGTACTGaggttgttttgcttttctgggtATGCTTAGAGTTTGGAAAATGGCTATGGAATGAATCAGGTAGGCAAAAGGGAATAGGTCACCTAATGAACAGtgccaataataataatgtctgaTTCTTTTTGGATAACTACTATTTACCGGGTGTATCACAGATAAGTCACTCAACCTCACTTAGTCTTTGCAGGAACCCAGTAAGACAGGCACAACGGTCTTCAACTTACAGGGAGAAAAAGTGAGGCTTAGAGAGGGAGATTGTGTGAAGAGAATTATTTTTACCtggaaaggaatgaaataatctaTTCATTGtgataattgtttttttcttcctctacccttttcttctccttttttattcttttccttcatcacctccttctctttcttcttacttAGCTTCTCCCTCTCTCTAGTTCTCTTTTCTCAAACAGAGAATGAAATGGGACCATGTTGTTAAAGCACTGTCCCATTGGGTCTTGATCAACGAGGacagccattttttttcctccttcatcaTGGAGTTGCTCTTAGTCGGGCTACTTATTTAATCATTTTGAAAGTTTGATAAGGGCTAAGAGTTCTGGCTGGTGGTTTATTTATCatcacatatcttttttttttaaattaacttaaaaGACTATCACAGGTGGCAGATTATGGACTGTATGCCATCCCTCATAAGCTCACATTCAAGTCTGCCTTCTATCGTTTATCTTTGTCAATGATTGTGCAGtgttaaaaggaagaaagaatgaattgAGGATAGTAGATGTTCAAAGATATTTTTGTGGGTAACTTAGTAAAACCTGTTACTATAAAAAGAATGTGTTACTGTATCAGGATAtctagaaaatgaattttttttcaaatatacaactgagattcttttttctattttcctcacACATCAATATTACAAATGTAAATTTCTGATTGCTAGAGCAGGCTTGTTTTAGTGACATTAGCTCAATGGAGATATCGATGTCCTGGGATTCAATTTCACTCTTATAGTGATGCTTAATATACTTCAATTTGTGTCTCAGGGAAGGGGCTTGGTACTTGGTTATTTATTCTGGGTAAAGTGGGCTTTTTGTGTTGCCACAGCATCACTTAGATTCCTGATACCAAGGCCAGCAACAGGCATAACAGAAGGATAGAAAATGGATTCAAATCTAAGCAGAGTGGTAGAATCTCAAAAGCTCTGTCACCAACACTCACTGCAAATATACTCTTTCTAGAAGTGAGTGTTCTGAAAATGTGGTCTGCATGTTACTTGTGATAAATATCCCCTCTAAAAAGATTCATACAAACACAAGGAAGGCAGTATGGTTTTAGATGCAAATATTATTTCAAGGTTTCtcgctctctttttctctctctctcatacacctTGGGTCTGGGGACTTTCAAATATGCATGTGATCTCAGTTTAGGGTTCATGAATGACTTTGTGTTTTGCACAAGGCCCCTTTGATTTCCACTCTCACCATTATTGGAAATAAACTCAAAATTGTATAAACAAACAAATTGTTCTGAAACTATCTGCCACACAGAGTTCATTTTCAACACTTTGCTTTCCATTATTGCTGAAGGAAGGGAAATGACAGCATTGGctttaaatctgtaaatttaCTAGTGGGGCACCAGTCTGTGCTTCTGTGAAATATTGGTAATCTCCACTTACTGTCAGGGCTACCGCAGTATTTACTTTTCCTTAATTGGAACCCCACTGATATCCTGTGGGATTCCCTCCATTCTCCTCCCCTTGGCAAGGCAATATATCCATATAGACCTAGATCATAACCACCATGGTCTATTGTAATATTATAGTCAGGAATATCAACACTGGGATCAAAATTAAACCAACCTCCAGTTTCCAGATTGCCTTTTGATATTATTAGGAACTCACCATTTTCTCAGTGTTTACCTTTGAAGTTAAAGAAATGTCTGCAGAAGCTCAAATTGAAGGCACTTTATCACAGTGCTTCCTCTTCCGTTTTAattcttcatttcattgcttcCAAAAGTGTGGGGATGACTGATTACATTGCAAACTATTATCCATAAtgaacaagcaaacaacaaataCAAATGGTTTGGGCACTCCATatagaaatgttatttaaaaaataccttcatcCTTTCTAGGTGAACAAATGTGGTAAGATGCCTGGAAagccttaattttattaaagttaaatatattaaaattaagtaaatccCCTTTATCTTAACTTTTGGTGTCGAAACAGGATTTGTTACCTTGGACATCAGAGGCCTTCGTTGTCTTTATTTATGGTTTCAGCATTTGCTTTTCCcatgtgctatttttatttttgtcattgaaGCTCATGAAGACTTAATCATTATCCCTCTAATTTTccgaaaaaaaaagttgatttattGAACTGActgcagaaaaagaagaagaagaagaagatcaATCTGACATTGTAGGTTAATAGTAGGGAACAAAACACATTCATAATTAGAAGAGAAAAGGACTTTCCTTGTTCATTCCAGTTTATAATAAAAAGCCCCTCGCTAAAGTGTCTTAGAAAATAATGCATTCAGACTGAGTCGAATTACCGCCTAGCAGATTCTATTTATCTGTAGCTTAAAAAGCAGCTGCGTTTTTGTAAAAAGCAATGAATGTGGCAGTCCTACTTAAaggtagaagaaaaagaacaccCCTTGTTTTGTAATAAGGGGATTTTcaatttaaaagagagagcaagcCTGTTGTGTGAAGTAGGGTTATTACATTCACTGTATTCTATCTCACCCACCAGGAGGCTAATAATGAAGGGGCCGGGAAGGAGGCCAGTGCTACCAGGGTTATCTCACAACCTCAGATGCTGGATAAGGCGAAGGAGCAGAATCGCTTTGGGATGGCATTCAGAAAGGCTGGAGTGATTACTTGGAAGAGAAAAGCCTACCCATTCTTTCCAAGGTAAATAGTTCATTTCATCTGTCAGCTGCATGTTTCAGTATACAAATATGTTTGTATGAAGATATCTAttaagttttccttttaaaaaatcattttaggtGCAGGAATATTCCCTTGACCTGCTCATCCAATGGTCCAGTAATGAATTACTAGAGACCTGCCTTAGACAAAGAATGCACTCGGAGCCCCACCACACCTAAAGCCACGCTTTGAAGGACCTGCCAAGCTCACTTTTAATCATGAGAAAGAAATTACCCACACGGAGTCAGCAGAAAATGAGAAAGTAGAGCTCGTGCTGTGAATAATTCCAGCAAGTGCCAAGGGGCTAGCTGAGGAATGGCTTTCATGAGGTGAATATCTTTAGCTTGTACTTAGGGTTTGGTTAGCGTataatcattttctcttttaggaGCAATGACTATCATACATGTGTTTCCTAACTAAAGAGTGCTCAGAGCATTTGTCAGGATGTTGACAGATTTAATATCAGTCTTGCCCATGTTGTTATTTACTATGACTAATTTTACTTTTGCAAATACGCAAAAATCAATTTAGGCGGAAAGGCTCTCCTCCAACTCAATGACTGCTACTAgctgtatgtatttgtgtgtattgCTGTGAGTGCACATCCAGTAAtttatgtctctgtgtctgtATGTGCCCTTGTTCTTGTCTTCTCTCTGTTGTGAACGCAGGTTGGGAGAATTAGCCAACCATTGGGTTCTCAGATGTGGTCCCAGGCTTTCATTTGATTtttggaaggggaaaaaaagaatgtgtcACATCATGATTAATGGTGAATCTGAATTTTCAATTCACatgaaaggaggaaggggaggggataTGAGTCAAGTGACAAGACTAACCTTTTCCCTTTGGGAGGAGCATGATTCAAATTAAACATCACTTTCAGTGTGAAATTAGTTTGAAGGCCTCTTTTTTTTGTGCCTGGTTTAACTCCTTGGTGGCTGCTTTTTCAGAGAGGATTTCTTCCCTCCCAGCTCCATCCCCGTAGCCCACAGTTCCTCttcctttgctttatttttctaaagatgaggtccaggaaaaaaatattttactatttcaaAAGCTTCACTTCTCACAAAATAAGATTCTCCCTGAAACATGTTATTTCTTTGTCTCCCAAACTAATGTTTTAATACATTAAATCAATTTATCAATTAATCAATAAtcacattcttcttttttaaaagataattttgccagggaggagggagaaaggaagcaagggaTCCTTTTGAAAGGCATTTTTGAGTGCCCTCTGTTCAGTGCCAGTTTTTGCTGGCTGAGTGagccacagaggaaaaacagcaacaaaaaacccCAAGTTCTCTCCTGAGTCACTAGTTTCCCACATAACTGAGTCACAGGATTGCCATGCCAACCTTCAGCAATGTTGGCTTTCAGCAAGCATGTGCCTTCACACTTTAAAACTGCCCATCCGTACAGATCCAAAGGATGCAGGTCTAAACTTGTAGAAAGAATGCACTGCCTGAGAAAATGCAAAGCTGCCTTTCTATGTGTCCACATTCTTGATGCCACCATTTAAGCATCAGCAGCATTTGATATGTGATTGATTGTCTTTCTGGAGTTTGGTGGCTGGTGAAGAAAGGGAAAGTGTTGAGTTGGTTAAGAAACAGTATTATCCTTctagtgtatttttaaaaggaaaatcttaGGGCTCTTGAACCCCTTCCCTAATGGAAGGAGAGATGAGGTAGAGGAGCAGTGGGGGTTGGAGGGGTACAGGGCGGGGAGAGCTGAGCCAGCTGGGGGAGGAGGTAGAGGTGGAGTCTAGGAGGTAGAAGGTGGAGGCAGATGAGCagctgtgtttattttaaaacatatcattTAACCCTCATCTGAAAACAAATTGGAGAGGTTTGGGAGTGCATTAATCTGGACCCAATTAGCATGTCTTTCTCCTTCAAAAGTGCAACCTGAGATTAATGAATATAAACTAGAGTTTCAGATGCAGTGCTTAAATCATTTGCATGTTTTCTGCATGATAATTGAATTTATGTATGCACTTCCTTTCATTTAACTATCTGTAGTCTCTTCCCTGTGATTCACATAATCCAAGATGTCATGGTAGTAACCTGTAGACGGAAATAGCTTGCCTAGCCTTTACTGCTATGGAGGAACGCAAGTTCTTGTTTCCTTTATTTGAATTTgaataatgcattttttaaaaagcagagggcAGTGCTTAATAGCCTCGAATGCTGTTTCAGGAGTTGGTAGATGACACCTCAAGTTTATTTTTGAAAGGCCAGAAAAAAAACCATTGGGATTTATGGCATTGAGTTTTCAGTGGTACCAGAGAAATGGGTTTCAGTATGGCCACTTATAAGTGTTTTAATACTACCAAGAGCAATGTCACTTTAATGAAGcatgaagaatgttattggtcTTTGGACCTGAGTTATTTAGATCACTGAGAGATTTCAGTGCATAGTATTGTTTCTGGCATCGTTCTCGCTTTTGCAGATGGGATGGGGGATGTATCTCTATAAAAGGCTGTAGGTGAGCAGTTAGCACTTGTGTGGTCCCTTAGTATGCtatactttttaatttcctttttgttatttAGGTGTAGAGAAAGCTTAACGCTTACATAGTCAAACAGGTACTAAGATTCCCACTCCCCACCTGCcccaaaaagaaaagtataaaagcCAGCATGGGTATGTAAGAAAGCTTTCTGGGGAAGAAGTTGAAGCAAGAGGTTTGAAATAATTCCTCTGGTTTCAGTTTGCATCAGTGATTTGTCTGTCTTCTGTCTTTCCATATGTGTTTCCAAGTTCAATGTCAAAGTGATCAGCTTTTCTCCAGGAATTCTCCCCAGTGTCCTTTGTTTTTGGTGAATTCAATGATTGAATGTCTCTGAGTGTCTCTTGGTCTTGTTTCCTGGTCCTTGTAGCTAAGAATGTCATGGAAGGATAAAATCTTGTTAATTTGTGATGTCATAATTTAAGTGTGCTTCTTGTCACTTATGTgtagtttaaaatgtttcttaatgtAGCATGAAATGATTGGTTAGCTTTGAAATGGTTGTGAAGTCATGTGAAGAAATAAGTTTTGCATCCGACCAAGATAAATTCACTCTAGTGCTTTATGGCTTTTTATTCCTATGTGATAGTAATAAAGTCTCATGTAGGGATGGAAGCCATGAAATACATTGTGAAAAATCATCAACTCAGAAGGGGCCATCAGTATAGAGAACGTTAGCCTGTTGAGCTGTGAATGTGATAGAGACACGATTTAGTGTATAGCTCTGCTACATGCTTGGTGTTCCTTTGAGTTTCCTTATCCTTCGATTTTGACAGCTAAGGAATTTAGGAGGATTCATATTCGTAATCATTGATTAACATACACATTTGGTTTTGCACATTTTTGTTTATCATtcgtttttctcctttttctattaATGAATGTGCTCCAGGGGAACTATTAATAGCCCACCAGTCTGATAGGCAGCATTTAATCCTTCTATGCCTTCTTTCGCCACCTGTTGAGGTCTTTCTtctgaaacaaagaagaaatagacaaatcagaCTTGTCCTCTTGGAAATGTGGTCCAGATTTCTCTACTCCcaagctccaaaaaaaaaaaaaaaaggtatatattgGATGGGCTAGATCAACACCTCCTGAGAGCCATAAATCCACCAAGAGTTGTTTTCCATTTAAGGGTGTGGTACATTGTGGAACACCTGATGTTGGAGGAAAGCAGGAGGGCTTTGGGGTGGAGTTTCATTCTCTCTGCCATGGCGACTATGTGATCTGCGGCAAATGGTATAAACTCTATGAGCCTCTTTCCTTatgtttaaaatgaagagaaGTAATACCTACTTcgtagggttgttgtgaagattcaaTGAAGTAATGCATACAGTGCCTAACAAAGTATTTgacatcatattttttaaaaactcatgaaatattagtttttcttccttcccctctttctgttttctcccctgttcccttttctttccctcctctgccGTCTCCTTCCTTCAGATGTTAGTCTAAAACTGCACCTTGGATCTAAGCAGCACctttgagaaagaaaagactCCTTCAAGAATGTCTAGTTGCACCTCCTTTCCATATTCGGCCTAAATGCCTAGGTTGGATCAatagtttaatttttgtattgaacTGTTTAATGTTGACTATGGACCTATATTCACTTTTACTGTTTcctgtgtatttatttttgcttgaaTTGTTTTAATATTGACTATTtgcctttactcatttttattgatttttggtatttttttcaatgaaaatcataataaaaattatttttgttatcttttgtctctcTATTTCTTCTACACATGGAATTTTAGCCTAGATCTAGGCTTCCCCAGTAAGACAAATGATGCTGTTTTCTTAAAAACCACCCACTGTTAGTACTGAAAGAACTATATCCCCTCACTACTCTCCGCTCCCACTTGCCTATCTGTGTTTGGGGACATTTATCAATTTAGTTGTAACTGTGATGCTCacttatcttttaaatatataaaagttagaATCTGACTTTATCTCTAAAGCCTGGAAATAATTGTCAGCAAAGAGAAGGACTTTGCAAGTAACAGAAAGTGTTTAAAATCACAGAATAATATGTGTATTGCTATAAAAATAGAATGCAGTGAAAATCAATGACACCACGTTTGTATCCAGAGTTATTTTATCATCATTGAATTTGTTCTTTAAACCTCAGGCTTACCCCTAAACCCCCAGGTCCTAGAAGTATCCCTGATGGTAGAACATTAAATATTTGTGAACAAACGAAtgggaaaagaggagagaaggatgatggggggagggagagaggaagggagagcaaTGAGAAGAATAAAGAAGCAAAGGGCCATATCACCGAAggaaatatattgtatatttaggaAAGCAGGACAGACATGTACATGCATGAGCGCgcacacgcacgcgcacacacacacacacacaaaggcctACTGCAAGAATGTGCAGAGTTGAAGTTTGGAGTTGATATTACTACACCACTCAAGATAAAATGTAATATGAATGACATAGAAAAAATTACTGTAGGGACCTCGTTCAAAGAAAGTTTTCTAGAATCCGGGAAAGAAAAGATTAATGTCAGGACATAGACAGCCAAATTTCCATAGACAAGAATCAAGAATTTGAAAATTGATGTGTCAAGGAATTCGTGAAAAGCTTAAGTGAGTGGTTCTTGGGAATTTTCCCAGCACACGAAGTATTCTACCCCGGAGAATAGATTTACTTCTAAGTATCTTCACAAGTACCATTTGAAGCAGATAGTAGGTTTAATGGACACACTTACttagattaattaattaattactgcTGAGTCTCAGTGGGCTGCAATCAGCTATTACCCATATGGGATGAGATAAGTCTAGTCTTCCAGCATGCCCATGATTTCAGGAATAGCCATGTATTTGCCTGCTTTCCCCTTCCCTGTACTCTTATGTGGTTGTATCTGAATTCCAATACTTGCTGCCTCTGAGGCAACTTGTACAAAAGCAATGGTTGCCAAGAAGGGCTCAGCACCTCCCAATAGCTCTGGATATTGAACCTGACACcagattctgattttttttaaagtattggcTGGCAGTAAATCTCACAGGGTATTCCTATGTAAGGTGCATATAAATATGTTGGCCAGTGGAGAAGAATGCTGCGATGAAAGGTGATCTCCCTCAGCAAGAGAATGAGTGAATCTGTCAATCTTGCTACTGGTCTGGGCACAAGCAGGAGACACAGGATCAGGAAAAAATGAGAGTGTGACAACGGGACAGAGCCATCCTTCTCATGTTGCTTCACTCCATGCCCTCATCAGACATTTCTCTTCATCAGAGGTGTCACCAAAAACATTGTCTTAGTCATTGGAGGACAATATTCATGGGATCTGGGTTTGGGCAGCTTAAGAAAAAACCATACATCATCTTACATATTCAAATTCCAAAATGGTGCTATGGAGTTGGTAGGCCTCATAAGAAGGTGAAATAGTTTGGAAATCTTATCTCATTATCTGAGTGGTAACAGGGATACTGAATCCATGGTTCAAATAGCAAAGCCTGGTCTTTTTCATCACAATTTGGACCTCGCCAAGTAGGCACGTACACTGTGTTGCTCAGATGCGAATGAGCTCATGCTGGCACACACCTTTCCTCTTACCCAACTTTATCAGCAAAGTCACCCACATCTGCAGTGAGACATGACTGAGGAAGAAATAGAACTGCAGCTTGGGATGAGGGTGGGGTCTATCAGGAGAGCAGGACCCAGAATCTCAGTGAGCACCAATGTGACCCTCTTGGTCATGAACCTCAGGGTTTCCACTACTAAACCAATTCCTGGAATCATATCTCTGTAGGGTAGCTATTCCAGAAAGGGTTTTCCCAGGCCCTGTTTTTTATGGATTGGACTATTCTTGGATTTGAAATACTGATGGCCAAAAGGTGGAGTGGGATGGGGTTTGAGGAAAATCTCTCTTGATTCTATTAAATGGTCCTCAGAACCTTCCATAA
This window contains:
- the LOC108593203 gene encoding uncharacterized protein LOC108593203; the encoded protein is MMALSQRSQGTWSRLLLKVERQSCVGKMRNCELVRPKEANNEGAGKEASATRVISQPQMLDKAKEQNRFGMAFRKAGVITWKRKAYPFFPRCRNIPLTCSSNGPVMNY